From Toxotes jaculatrix isolate fToxJac2 chromosome 1, fToxJac2.pri, whole genome shotgun sequence, a single genomic window includes:
- the plekhf1 gene encoding pleckstrin homology domain-containing family F member 1 — MDQLSFAQENRERIHAVESSFGPMGKPLFQPGRVLIGEGRLMKQSRRRPQPKVFFLFNDVLVYGSIILNGRWHKNQQIIPLEDIQLEDLEDGVTMRNQWLIRTPRKSFYVAAASYEEKRAWMEHMEECKSRLLQSSGHRPGSTFAVTWIPNRASAICMRCSDKFTVTQRRHHCRKCGFVVCGACSKKRAVIGHIHPTKRLRVCGMCHLSLTRTETEAQDMTRLRGDSTGKTGSDEEEVEGSSEEEEAEDQMEDHNPSRWVDSPMDSWSPYVSIKPEHLRPPTLATQT, encoded by the exons ATGGACCAGTTATCGTTTGCTCAGGAAAACCGGGAGAGGATCCATGCTGTTGAGAGCTCGTTTGGACCAATGGGGAAGCCCCTGTTCCAACCGGGTCGGGTTCTGATCGGAGAGGGCCGGTTGATGAAGCAGAGCCGTCGGAGGCCACAGCCTAaagtcttcttcctcttcaatGATGTGCTCGTGTACGGTAGCATCATCCTGAACGGCCGCTGGCACAAAAACCAGCAGATCATCCCTCTGG agGACATCCAGCTGGAGGACTTGGAGGACGGTGTGACAATGAGGAATCAGTGGTTGATCCGAACACCGCGCAAGTCCTTCTACGTGGCAGCTGCCTCATATGAGGAGAAGCGAGCCTGGATGGAGCACATGGAGGAGTGCAAGTCCAGACTGCTGCAGAGCAGCGGCCATAGGCCCGGGTCCACCTTCGCCGTCACATGGATCCCCAACCGGGCCTCCGCCATTTGCATGCGCTGCTCTGACAAGTTCACTGTGACCCAGCGTCGACACCACTGCAGAAAATGCGGCTTTGTGGTCTGCGGGGCCTGCTCCAAGAAGCGAGCGGTGATTGGGCACATTCACCCCACTAAGAGGTTGAGGGTCTGCGGCATGTGTCACTTGAGTCTTACGAGAACGGAGACAGAGGCCCAAGACATGACACGTCTTAGGGGGGACAGCACTGGGAAGACAGGCTCGGATGAAGAGGAAGTGGAAGGgtccagtgaagaagaggaagcagaggaccAAATGGAAGACCATAACCCCAGCAGGTGGGTGGACTCACCAATGGACTCCTGGTCCCCCTATGTCTCCATTAAACCCGAGCATCTGAGGCCCCCAACATTAGCCACTCAGACATGA
- the pop4 gene encoding ribonuclease P protein subunit p29 yields MDEALVRARIPGDLVKVLGVESQTSSKAEAFTHAFLKNSIQQHTRHDLKSMLSHKAVVLGYTRPKKDKSKRSSKKAKGLNARQKRAMKIFQIKPEHQRYELFLPLHDLWRQYIIDLCSGLKPTSNPQFVQQKLLKADFHGAIITVVRSKCPSYVGTTGILVQEFKHVFKIITKEDRLKVIPKRNSVFAVEINGFVSHIYGSKFEQRAGERSAKKFKVRGTIDL; encoded by the exons ATGGACG AAGCTCTTGTTCGAGCCAGGATTCCCGGGGACCTGGTGAAGGTTCTTGGTGTAGAG TCTCAAACCAGCTCTAAAGCGGAGGCCTTCACCCACGCCTTCCTAAAGAACAGCATCCAGCAGCACACTCGACACGATCTGAAGAGCATGTTGAGTCACAAAGCTGTGGTCCTGGGCTACACCAGGCCCAAGAAGGACAAGTCGAAGAGGAGCAGCAAGAAAGCCAAGGGACTTAACGCTCGCCAGAAGAGGGCGATGAAGATCTTCCAGATCAAGCCTGAGCACCAGAG GTACGAGCTCTTCCTGCCTCTGCACGACCTCTGGAGACAGTACATTATTGACCTGTGCAGTGGACTGAAACCAACAAG caatCCACAGTTTGTGCAGCAGAAGCTTCTGAAGGCCGACTTCCACGGTGCCATCATCACAG TGGTCCGGTCTAAATGTCCATCGTATGTGGGGACTACAGGGATTCTAGTCCAAGAGTTCAAACATGTCTTCAAAATCATCACCAAAGAGGACAGACTGAAAG TGATCCCTAAGAGGAACAGCGTGTTTGCAGTGGAGATCAACGGCTTCGTCTCTCACATCTACGGCAGCAAGTTTGAGCAGCGAGCCGGTGAACGCTCCGCCAAGAAGTTTAAAGTGAGAGGAACCATCGACCTGTGA